In Chitinophagales bacterium, the sequence CGGAAAAACGCAGTGTATTAATTTCTTTTTGATAAATGAAGAATGGCATTTAGTAGATTTGCCTGGCTATGGTTATGCAAAAGTGAGTAAAAAAGAAAGAGAAAAGTGGTTGCAGTTTACTAAAGCTTACATTGGACAAAGAAAGCAACTGCTTAATGTTTTTTTATTGATTGATACTCGCATACCACCACAAGATATTGATATAGAGTTTGCCAATTGGATGGGCGGAAAAGGTATACCGTTTTCTATAGTTTTTACTAAAAATGACAAGCCTAAAAAAACAGCTAAAAACATAGAAGCTTTTAATAATGAACTACTAAAGCACTGGGACGAAACTCCTGTTAGTTTTATAACTTCAAGTGCAAAAAGAACTGGAAGAGAAGATATATTGGATTACATAGATGAAATAAACCAAACGCTTCTTCAACGTTAATTCTCAAGGGGTTTAAACCCCTTGGAAAAATAGTAAAGGTAAAATTTGCTAAGTGGTAGTGGTACAAACATACATCTATCACACAAATAAGAAAGGGTAAACCAGTTGGTTTACCCTTTCTTAAAAATTATTTTATACTAATACCAATTGTTAACACAAAATAGTCTAATCTATTTTGTGTTCTACAATGGTAAATGCCGATAGAGCAATATATTTAGTACAATAAGGCGAAGCCGAAATTGGACTATTATATATTCCTAATCGGTATAATTAGAATTTCAAAATCTTGAACTCTGTACGTCTGTTCATTTGATGTTCTGCTTCAGAACACGGAGAAGCATTTGTTGGCTCACATGCACAACCATTCACTAATTGGCTTTCTCCATATCCTTTCCAAGTCATTCTGCTGGCAGAAATACCTCTTGTAACCATATACTCTACAGCCGCTTTAGCTCTGTTAGTAGATAGCTTTTCGTTATATGCCCAACTTGCTCTACAATCTGTATGAGAACCTAATTCTATTTCCATTGTAGGATTGTCTTTCATTATTTTAACTATCTTGTCAAGCTCTATAGCTGCATCAGGTCTAATGAAATACTTATCTAAATCGTAGTAAATATTTTCAATTTTAATACCTACTCCTTTTTGAACGTAATCTAAATACATTTCTCTTGTCATTTCAGAAGGACATTCCATATTGTTAGTATTAAATGCTTCTGTTACAGCAAGGTATTTAAACTCCGGCTTTTCTACATCTTTCATTGCTACTAATTCATACTCTGCATTTGGTTGTATTCCTATAAACTCAACATATCCTTCGTCATTTGTTTGACCTGAATAATATTTATTGTCAATTTTGCTAAACAATTTAACGTTAGCATTGCTTAATACAATATTCGTTTTCTTGTCTTTTACATAAACAACTAAAGAACATGCTTTCTTATCTATTTTTCTTAAAGGAACTTCAATTTCTTTATCTTTATCAAATATTGAAAAAGGAATTTCTTTAGGGAAATAACCATCTAAAGAGGCATCTAATACGCAAGTAGAGTAAGGAGAAATACTCATTACACTTTTACCTTTAGTATCTGTTAGCTTTTTACCATTTATACAATCAGGTATGTTAATTAACACATTGCCTAATGGCTCTAAAGTTTGCTCATCATAAGCTAAAACTTTTAGTCTTATACCGCCCGGTCCATCTGTTCCGTCTTTAGCTTTAAATACATAAATATCATCAGAACCCAAACCACCTGGTCTGTTAGAAGATATAAAACCAAATCCTGCTTGATCGCTATAAACATAGTTAAAGTCATCAAATGAAGTGTTGAATGGAGCACCTATATTCTCCGGTGTTGACCATTTACCTTCAGATTTAGTTGTTTTATAAATATCTAAACCGCCTATTCCATAATGTCCGTCAGAAGCAAAATATAAAGTGTTTTCATCTGCTAAGAAAGGAAATTCTTCATCAGAAGGCGTATTTACTATACTACTTAAATTTTCCGGCTCACTCCATTCTCCATTTTCGCCTTTATATATAATGTATAAATCTGTTGCTCCCTGTGCATTATTAAAATTAGGTGCATCACTAGAAAACACAATGGCATTTCCATCTGGAGATACTGTAGCGTGTGCTACTGAATACTCTTTATTATTGAAGCTAAATGGTTCAGAAACTTTCTTAATTTTTTTAGATGTTTTTGTTAAATCAACTTCTAACAACTTTAGTTTAACTGTTTTGTCGGATTTTGATTTAGTAGTATTGCTATTAACATAAAAACTTCTAGTTAAATACATAGTTTGGTCATGGAACGTTGCCGGCCCGTCATGAAACATACCATTATACTGATCATTGTTAAATTTTACCGGAGCTGATTGCTCGTCAAAAGAAACTACTGAAGAATATAAATCTGTATATTTTTGGTGCGTCCAATTATCTTGGTCGCCATCTGAAATTGGTCTTGTAGAACAAAATACAGCTTCCGAAATATTTTTAAATGCTATTCCAAAATCTGACTCCGCTGTATTTAATGCTGTTGCATTCTTTAAATCAATATTTGGATTAGGTGTTGATATATCTGTTATATAATCAAAACCATTGATAATTTCAGAAACATACTCTGCATTTTTAGACGTATTATAATCTCTATATGCCTTCAATGCTTTATCATACTTTTTAGCACTCATTAAAGCTTGTGCATAATAAAACAGATTTTCTTTATTATCCGGCTCAAGTTCAACTAATCTTCCGTACCAATATTCGCTATCTTTATAATTGGCAATATGTCTGTATGAACTTGCCAATCCTTTAATAGCGTTAACATTATTGGGGTCAGAATTTAAAGCTTGCTTGTATTCTTCAATAGCGTTGATAAAGTCAAAATTCTTTTTGTATTTATCGCCATCCGATAAGCTTTTTTGTGCTTGCAAACTCATTAATACAAATATATTAATGAATAAGATGCTTAATATTTTGGGGAATTTACTCATTGTGTTCGTTCCTTTTTAGTTTTAGAAATAGTTAATGTAACGTGGTGTAGTAATTCTTTGATTGTCAAATGCATCACGTTTTCTATCAAATTTAAAGTTGATTAAAAATTCGTGCGATCCATTTTCGTAATCACCTAAGTCAGATAATGTATAATCATAAGCATATCCAATCTCTAAGTTTTTAACTACCATTGCTTTAATCATACCTATTACAGCAGATCCTTTTCCTACCTTAACTTCTTTATTGTTTGTGTAGAAATTTCCTCCAAATCTATAGCCTGCACCCAACCACAATCTTTCAAATAATAAGAAATTAGCATTAACATCAAAATCAATTGGTGTATGCTTAACAAACTTCATCATAAATGAAGGGTAGAATTTAAACTTACCTCCGTCTAATTTACCTACTACTAAACCACCTGTTAAGAAATAATGGCGGTATTCTTGAGCATTATTACTATTGTGATTAACCGTTTGATCATGATATAATCTATTATTTAATAAGTGAGGCACAGAAAATCCAACATAAAATCTATCTCTTTTATTCCATAAATAAATACCAGCTCCAAAATTGAAGGTATTGATATTTGGGAAAGAGTTTAATTGACTACCAACTTGATCCGGATCTAAGAAACGTACGTTATCCACTTGATAAAGCTTATAAGAACCTCTAACCCCTATTGATAATTTCAATTTAGTACCTAAAGGTATTCTATACGCATAGTTAATTCCAAAATCATAGGTTTTATAAGGTCCTATTATATCATTGTGGAAATTAAATCCTAAGGCATTATTAGAACGCTTAAATGGCGAATGAATACTAAACGATGTGGACTGAGGTGCTCCCTCAATTCTATCGCCTACATTAAAGAAACGCCATTGTTCCCTATGCAATACTTCAAAATGCAAAGCTTCTTTTTTACCTGTATAAGCAGGGTTAAAATACAAGTTGTTAAACATGTAAAACGAATACTGTGCATCTTGTTGGGCTATGCTACTCATAGCCCAAAAGATTCCTATAATTAATATTACTACTCTTTTCATTGTATTCTAGTTTGAGTTTTTAGTTTAAATTATCTATAAATAACTACGTATGATGCCATATTTCTACCCGATCCATTATTCAATTGTAGTATGTAGAAGTATGTTCCATCAGGCAACTGATTTCCTTTAAAAGTTCTACCTACAAAGTTGTTTCTATATGGACCTTCGCTATTCCAAACTTCATCACCCCATCTGTTAAACACTTTAAGTGTAGCATTTGGATATAATCTGTCTAAGTCAGGAATTACAAAAGCATCATTGGTGCCGTCACCGTTAGGCGTAAATCCTTCCGGTATAAATATGTCTCCGTCAACATATACATATACCCAAGCAGAATCACACAATACTTCGCCATCTGTTAATGTTTGACAAACTACGTATTGGAAGCTATCTACTCTTGCATATTCATCATCAGAAACATAATTTACTATGCCGTTCTCACTATCTGTTACAGTAACCGTACCATGAGCAGGATCTGTAATAATTGTAGTGTTAGAACTCACTGCATTCGGATTCAAGTCATCATTATCAAATAAGCTGATGTCAACCGGTGTCTGAGCTATAGCTGTTGTAGTATCGTTATTAGCATTGATTGGCTCATCTGGAACACCTTCAATATTAAAGCATACTGTAAATGTAGCTGTCAATTCAGGACAAGCCACGTTGTAAGCTATAACCGTTGCAGTATCTGCACCGCTCATATCTTGATAAGGAGTGAATGTAAACGTTCCTGTAGTATTATCTATTTCTAAAGTAGAAGGATAATCAAATATAGAAGAACTTACTACCTCGTAGGCAACTTCTCCAGTTAAAACTGCTGCATAATCATCATTTGCTGCCCAATCTGAAGTGTTTCCTGTAAAGCTTTCGTCTTCTAATAAGTCATAGCATCCATCATCTACTAC encodes:
- a CDS encoding type IX secretion system membrane protein PorP/SprF; amino-acid sequence: MKRVVILIIGIFWAMSSIAQQDAQYSFYMFNNLYFNPAYTGKKEALHFEVLHREQWRFFNVGDRIEGAPQSTSFSIHSPFKRSNNALGFNFHNDIIGPYKTYDFGINYAYRIPLGTKLKLSIGVRGSYKLYQVDNVRFLDPDQVGSQLNSFPNINTFNFGAGIYLWNKRDRFYVGFSVPHLLNNRLYHDQTVNHNSNNAQEYRHYFLTGGLVVGKLDGGKFKFYPSFMMKFVKHTPIDFDVNANFLLFERLWLGAGYRFGGNFYTNNKEVKVGKGSAVIGMIKAMVVKNLEIGYAYDYTLSDLGDYENGSHEFLINFKFDRKRDAFDNQRITTPRYINYF
- a CDS encoding YihA family ribosome biogenesis GTP-binding protein; its protein translation is MIIHSADFVSSYVNWLDCPKENLPEYAFIGRSNVGKSSLINMLTDRNSLAKISNTPGKTQCINFFLINEEWHLVDLPGYGYAKVSKKEREKWLQFTKAYIGQRKQLLNVFLLIDTRIPPQDIDIEFANWMGGKGIPFSIVFTKNDKPKKTAKNIEAFNNELLKHWDETPVSFITSSAKRTGREDILDYIDEINQTLLQR
- a CDS encoding OmpA family protein — protein: MSKFPKILSILFINIFVLMSLQAQKSLSDGDKYKKNFDFINAIEEYKQALNSDPNNVNAIKGLASSYRHIANYKDSEYWYGRLVELEPDNKENLFYYAQALMSAKKYDKALKAYRDYNTSKNAEYVSEIINGFDYITDISTPNPNIDLKNATALNTAESDFGIAFKNISEAVFCSTRPISDGDQDNWTHQKYTDLYSSVVSFDEQSAPVKFNNDQYNGMFHDGPATFHDQTMYLTRSFYVNSNTTKSKSDKTVKLKLLEVDLTKTSKKIKKVSEPFSFNNKEYSVAHATVSPDGNAIVFSSDAPNFNNAQGATDLYIIYKGENGEWSEPENLSSIVNTPSDEEFPFLADENTLYFASDGHYGIGGLDIYKTTKSEGKWSTPENIGAPFNTSFDDFNYVYSDQAGFGFISSNRPGGLGSDDIYVFKAKDGTDGPGGIRLKVLAYDEQTLEPLGNVLINIPDCINGKKLTDTKGKSVMSISPYSTCVLDASLDGYFPKEIPFSIFDKDKEIEVPLRKIDKKACSLVVYVKDKKTNIVLSNANVKLFSKIDNKYYSGQTNDEGYVEFIGIQPNAEYELVAMKDVEKPEFKYLAVTEAFNTNNMECPSEMTREMYLDYVQKGVGIKIENIYYDLDKYFIRPDAAIELDKIVKIMKDNPTMEIELGSHTDCRASWAYNEKLSTNRAKAAVEYMVTRGISASRMTWKGYGESQLVNGCACEPTNASPCSEAEHQMNRRTEFKILKF